Proteins encoded together in one bacterium window:
- the mnmA gene encoding tRNA 2-thiouridine(34) synthase MnmA, with the protein MKIAVLVSGGVDSSVALALLKAQGHDVTAFYLKIWLEDELAYLGDCPWEEDLAYARAVCEKLDVPLEVVPLQEAYWSKVVSYTLAEVKVGRTPSPDLMCNQLIKFGAFFDTLDSSFEKVATGHYAQVETIAGVTYLKKAKDPVKDQTYFLSQLNQEQLSRILFPIGHLLKSEVRAAAEQFALPTQSRKDSQGICFLGKIKFSDFVKHHLGIQKGDLIEFETNEKIGEQEGFWYYTIGQRKGIGLSGGPWYVVSKDTVANIVYISRQYHDPEKLRNQFDVSHINWLSGKPACFDGLTLKLRHGELEYGCSVTFLDQDQTKAQIVIDGQDQGIAPGQFAVFYQHDICLGSATIC; encoded by the coding sequence ATGAAAATTGCAGTTTTAGTTTCTGGTGGAGTAGACAGCTCTGTTGCACTTGCGCTGCTTAAAGCACAAGGTCACGACGTTACTGCTTTTTATCTTAAAATCTGGCTTGAAGACGAGCTGGCGTATTTGGGTGACTGTCCGTGGGAAGAGGATCTTGCCTACGCCCGCGCTGTTTGTGAAAAGCTTGATGTCCCGTTAGAAGTCGTTCCATTGCAAGAAGCTTACTGGAGCAAGGTGGTTTCGTATACGTTGGCCGAAGTCAAAGTTGGTCGCACGCCAAGCCCAGATTTGATGTGTAACCAACTTATTAAATTTGGTGCCTTTTTTGACACACTTGATTCAAGTTTTGAAAAAGTTGCGACTGGGCATTATGCACAGGTTGAGACCATTGCTGGCGTAACGTATCTTAAAAAAGCCAAAGATCCGGTTAAAGATCAGACTTATTTTTTGTCCCAATTAAACCAAGAACAGTTGTCACGCATTCTTTTTCCCATCGGCCATTTACTCAAAAGCGAAGTGCGCGCAGCGGCAGAACAGTTTGCTTTGCCAACCCAAAGTCGCAAAGATAGCCAAGGTATTTGTTTTTTGGGAAAAATAAAATTTAGTGATTTTGTTAAACATCATCTTGGTATTCAAAAAGGCGATTTGATAGAATTTGAAACGAATGAAAAAATTGGCGAGCAAGAAGGTTTTTGGTACTACACTATCGGCCAGCGCAAAGGTATAGGCCTTTCGGGTGGGCCGTGGTACGTTGTTTCAAAAGATACGGTAGCAAATATTGTCTATATTTCGCGACAGTATCACGATCCAGAAAAACTGCGTAATCAGTTTGACGTGAGCCATATTAATTGGCTTTCCGGCAAGCCGGCGTGTTTCGACGGGCTGACACTTAAATTGCGTCATGGTGAGCTTGAATACGGTTGTTCGGTCACCTTTCTTGATCAGGACCAAACAAAAGCTCAGATTGTTATTGATGGACAAGATCAAGGAATTGCGCCTGGTCAGTTTGCCGTTTTTTATCAGCACGATATTTGTTTAGGTTCGGCGACCATTTGTTAA